Proteins found in one Deltaproteobacteria bacterium IMCC39524 genomic segment:
- a CDS encoding lipopolysaccharide kinase InaA family protein codes for MTFCVRTLPFYIHLKSTKDSALLCEQILRDLPGKRLVLRGLWQQRPVLVKLFLDSRSACRHWKREKEGVEALEKASAAVPQLLFGGQLTDGNFALVFDFLPQAQTALEIWNTLGSENSRLAFLQKLVELLGTLHEAGLAQEDLHLGNFLVSDQKLYAIDGDAICIRSSGDPLAYKASSENLALLFAQLNPEHDALMETVIPVYANQRNLDGIRLLEQVKLDLPKIRRRRRLKYVKKSYRSCSEFVRSKKAGQIAVARRDAQTEVLCQFFDDPDAFMRKGELLKGGNTSTVVRVKVDDCDWVVKRYNIKNLRHALSRCLRPTRAWRSWGNAHRLKISGIATPRAVAMVEKRIGPFRSKGYYVCDFISGVNAEAFFQSDSVAASVKEEVAERFVSLFRLFHQLYIRHGDCKATNFLIKDNQPWVLDLDAMHEYSSPEGLQKFFRRDRQRFLQNWKSLPTLMRWFDEHLPG; via the coding sequence ATGACTTTCTGCGTCAGGACTCTACCCTTTTATATCCATCTCAAGTCTACCAAGGACAGCGCTCTTCTCTGTGAGCAGATATTGCGTGATTTACCGGGAAAGCGCCTTGTCTTAAGAGGCCTTTGGCAGCAGCGTCCGGTCCTTGTCAAATTGTTTCTGGATAGTCGGAGTGCATGTCGACACTGGAAAAGAGAAAAGGAAGGGGTTGAGGCCTTGGAGAAGGCGTCTGCAGCTGTGCCGCAGCTTCTTTTCGGCGGTCAGTTGACAGACGGTAACTTTGCCCTTGTTTTTGATTTTTTACCTCAAGCGCAAACCGCTCTGGAAATTTGGAATACACTGGGGAGCGAGAACAGCCGCTTGGCGTTTCTTCAGAAACTTGTGGAACTTCTCGGCACCCTTCACGAGGCCGGACTTGCCCAGGAGGATTTACACCTTGGCAATTTTCTAGTTTCCGATCAAAAGCTGTATGCTATCGATGGTGACGCGATCTGTATCAGAAGCAGTGGGGATCCCCTTGCTTATAAGGCCAGCAGCGAGAATCTCGCACTACTTTTTGCTCAACTGAATCCTGAACACGATGCCTTGATGGAAACCGTGATTCCGGTCTATGCTAATCAGCGTAACTTGGACGGAATTCGTCTCCTGGAGCAGGTCAAGCTGGATTTGCCGAAAATCCGCCGCAGGAGACGCCTTAAGTACGTCAAAAAAAGCTATCGCTCTTGCAGTGAGTTTGTCCGTTCAAAAAAGGCCGGGCAAATTGCGGTCGCTCGCCGTGATGCGCAGACGGAAGTATTGTGCCAGTTTTTTGATGATCCGGATGCCTTCATGCGCAAAGGGGAGCTTTTAAAGGGGGGGAACACCTCGACCGTAGTCCGGGTGAAGGTCGATGACTGCGACTGGGTTGTTAAACGTTACAATATAAAGAACCTGCGTCATGCGTTGAGTCGCTGTCTTCGCCCGACGCGTGCGTGGCGGTCGTGGGGAAACGCGCATCGGTTGAAAATCTCTGGTATTGCAACACCGAGGGCGGTGGCCATGGTAGAAAAACGAATTGGCCCCTTTCGCTCCAAGGGGTATTATGTCTGCGATTTCATCTCCGGGGTGAATGCTGAGGCTTTTTTTCAGTCTGATTCAGTGGCTGCTTCTGTTAAAGAGGAGGTGGCTGAAAGATTTGTCAGCTTGTTTCGGTTATTCCATCAACTCTACATTCGCCATGGCGATTGCAAGGCAACAAATTTCCTGATTAAGGACAACCAACCTTGGGTGCTCGACCTTGATGCGATGCACGAATATTCTTCTCCCGAAGGCTTGCAGAAGTTTTTTCGGAGGGATCGACAGCGTTTTTTGCAGAACTGGAAGTCTCTACCCACATTGATGCGCTGGTTTGATGAGCACCTTCCAGGTTGA
- a CDS encoding sulfotransferase, producing MKKIIYIMSSNFSGSHFLSLMLGSHSRFQHIGEIKWLRKINTDSARSLCGFCQGHARCPVLSGLSPENVENVYELIFSNVGPDIDGLIDTSKKIFWAEKFLTDQRYEKKFIHLVRDPRALVRRWLLDENRSIFRERFKLVKHSGRNLKKALLGDSLDIYVGKWLKQNQTIIDFIAKNQLDVYNVTYHDLVKHEEQTLSNLMEWMGCSYEEGQADYWNFIHHGSTKSEYEWVNQKKIKHFDCRWKEFLSKDQKQRIVSNDGVKNLLQHLGVAMVDDGLTKYE from the coding sequence ATGAAGAAGATAATCTATATCATGTCGTCAAATTTTTCTGGCTCTCACTTCCTTTCTTTAATGTTGGGAAGTCATTCTCGTTTCCAGCATATTGGTGAGATCAAATGGCTCAGAAAAATTAACACAGACAGCGCCAGGTCTTTGTGCGGGTTTTGTCAGGGACATGCGCGATGTCCGGTGCTTTCAGGTCTTTCACCCGAGAATGTTGAGAATGTTTATGAGTTGATCTTCTCCAACGTCGGCCCTGATATTGATGGCTTGATCGACACCTCCAAGAAAATATTCTGGGCGGAAAAATTCCTCACGGATCAAAGGTACGAAAAGAAATTTATCCACCTGGTTCGGGATCCACGTGCCCTTGTGCGGCGTTGGCTCCTCGATGAAAACAGGTCCATATTCAGGGAACGTTTCAAGCTTGTAAAGCACTCAGGAAGAAATTTAAAGAAGGCTTTATTGGGCGACAGCCTCGATATTTACGTCGGCAAATGGCTCAAGCAAAACCAGACCATCATTGATTTTATTGCGAAGAATCAGCTCGATGTCTATAACGTCACGTATCATGATTTGGTTAAACATGAAGAGCAGACTCTCTCTAATCTCATGGAATGGATGGGTTGCAGCTACGAAGAAGGACAAGCTGATTATTGGAATTTTATTCACCATGGTTCAACAAAGTCTGAATACGAATGGGTCAATCAGAAAAAAATAAAGCATTTTGATTGTCGCTGGAAAGAATTTTTGAGTAAGGATCAAAAACAAAGGATTGTTAGCAACGATGGTGTTAAGAATCTTTTGCAACATCTCGGCGTTGCCATGGTTGACGATGGCCTGACCAAATATGAGTGA
- a CDS encoding toluene tolerance protein, translating into MKSFSLDEYERLVAESEVLEQDGHGLKVLKTSDGCIVKLFRQKRLISSARLKSYSSRFVDNALTLKSLGIKTVDVEDVYYCKPIKRTLVFYTPVPGQTLRTVLQDQTCCDDVLKRFAAFFAELHNKGVFFRSIHLNNVIVSDDLNSLGLIDMADMKVVQGQLSLQMRKRNFRHLTRYKVDQEALLNFGLEDFMDIYFSESDLPVAQKNELTVLLKSLTGAGGQV; encoded by the coding sequence TTGAAATCTTTTTCTCTCGATGAATATGAGCGCCTGGTTGCTGAGTCTGAGGTGTTGGAGCAGGATGGACACGGCCTCAAAGTTCTTAAAACCTCAGATGGTTGTATCGTTAAGCTTTTCAGGCAGAAAAGGCTCATTTCGTCTGCCCGTTTGAAATCATACTCCTCTCGTTTTGTAGACAATGCTCTTACCCTGAAGAGTCTGGGTATAAAAACTGTTGATGTCGAAGATGTGTACTATTGTAAGCCAATTAAGCGGACCCTGGTCTTTTACACCCCTGTTCCTGGTCAGACCCTGAGAACTGTCCTGCAGGATCAGACCTGCTGTGACGATGTTCTGAAAAGGTTTGCCGCTTTCTTCGCGGAACTTCACAACAAAGGTGTTTTTTTTCGGTCAATTCATTTGAACAATGTGATTGTGTCAGATGACTTAAATTCGTTAGGTTTGATTGATATGGCAGACATGAAAGTGGTTCAGGGCCAACTCTCCCTGCAGATGCGAAAGAGGAATTTCAGGCATCTAACGCGGTATAAAGTGGACCAGGAAGCACTCTTAAACTTTGGGTTGGAAGATTTTATGGACATATATTTTAGTGAGAGCGACTTGCCAGTGGCACAAAAGAATGAATTGACTGTTTTATTGAAAAGTCTCACCGGAGCGGGAGGGCAAGTTTAG
- the gmhA gene encoding D-sedoheptulose 7-phosphate isomerase yields MVNEISRQMKAHIEVVRSVEEQLAEAITASVEMLVDALRNGKKVLLMGNGGSAADAQHFAAEMVGRFLMERKALPAIALTTDTSILTAVGNDYGFNEIFKRQVEALAEPGDVVFGISTSGKSVNVKRAIDAGKDIGAKTLGLLGCDGGDIASVVDLHLTVPSSETPRIQEAHLVIIHIICDLVEKGLFCLESD; encoded by the coding sequence ATGGTTAACGAAATAAGCCGTCAGATGAAGGCGCATATTGAAGTTGTCAGGAGTGTCGAAGAGCAGCTGGCTGAAGCTATTACTGCTTCTGTAGAGATGTTGGTTGATGCTCTGCGCAATGGTAAAAAAGTCCTGCTCATGGGTAACGGCGGTTCTGCAGCTGATGCGCAACATTTTGCAGCTGAGATGGTCGGCCGTTTTCTCATGGAGCGCAAAGCTCTCCCGGCAATCGCATTAACGACTGATACCTCGATCCTTACCGCTGTAGGAAACGATTACGGCTTTAATGAAATTTTTAAAAGACAGGTTGAGGCTCTAGCAGAACCCGGAGATGTCGTGTTTGGTATTTCCACTAGCGGCAAGTCCGTTAACGTCAAGCGGGCTATTGACGCCGGCAAGGATATAGGTGCCAAAACTCTGGGCTTGCTTGGTTGCGATGGCGGCGACATTGCTTCTGTAGTCGATCTTCATCTTACGGTCCCGAGCTCTGAAACGCCACGGATTCAGGAAGCGCATCTTGTCATTATTCACATCATCTGCGATCTGGTTGAAAAAGGCCTTTTCTGTTTGGAGTCCGATTAA
- a CDS encoding glycosyltransferase family 39 protein has product MKDSQGYSAVFFERTMNILSELEKRPIVSLMALLGFSLLIKAVLIYQADIINSDGIVFTSAARELVRGDIVASFNSYPVIGYSFALGLVQLVVHDWFLAGKILSCLSLLLATIPLYLITSDLFNKQAAFFTALVFTIAPSVNGKCTAVIRDPFFMLLITLSLWLVLYAIRESRYGFFLTSSLLCCFSVLVRSEGVILFLAILFFLVASAIFISEGRSFNAKCLAAFCFLPFCGLLLIAVLVAGGEIPQELIQKFLSKYLNFLRMDHLKIYKSIYTHLKGVELDFPGGRIPNDFFEYARYNIYLVYLIGMIQTFVKDLFPLFIIPLVYGLNLKEQWNRRVALLMVVLFSFFMMDYFFLITRNFITSRYMFVPLVLSFILVGHGLDRMVAHSNRARLRTTVVFILAILCVALPANKVLSKSSGEKEEIKMAGVWLSDNRDISQTKIIFNEESIAYHSGLFLGEYDLFPQKKRIQIKQHNQLQELDKIALTGGQKIVVVYLDNKQVDKDSDSKNYELIKSFPGRKKTVMIYERKNDG; this is encoded by the coding sequence ATGAAAGATAGTCAAGGTTACAGTGCTGTGTTTTTTGAGAGAACAATGAATATTTTAAGTGAATTAGAAAAACGTCCCATTGTTTCTCTGATGGCACTGCTTGGTTTCTCATTACTAATCAAGGCCGTTCTGATTTATCAGGCGGATATCATTAATTCCGATGGTATAGTTTTCACTTCAGCAGCACGTGAGCTGGTCCGGGGGGATATTGTTGCCTCTTTTAACAGCTATCCAGTGATCGGTTACTCTTTCGCCCTCGGTCTTGTTCAATTGGTTGTACACGACTGGTTCCTTGCCGGGAAAATCCTTTCCTGTCTCTCTTTGCTGCTGGCAACTATACCTCTGTATCTTATTACCTCTGATTTGTTCAATAAACAAGCGGCTTTCTTTACCGCTCTGGTGTTCACCATTGCCCCCTCTGTTAATGGAAAGTGTACGGCGGTTATAAGAGACCCCTTTTTTATGTTGCTGATTACTCTCTCTTTGTGGCTTGTACTTTATGCCATTCGAGAATCACGCTATGGCTTTTTTTTGACTTCGAGCCTGTTGTGCTGCTTTTCTGTGCTGGTTCGTAGTGAAGGGGTTATTCTCTTTTTAGCCATTTTGTTTTTTCTGGTCGCTTCAGCAATTTTTATATCTGAAGGCCGAAGCTTCAATGCTAAATGCTTGGCTGCTTTTTGCTTTTTGCCTTTTTGTGGTTTGCTTTTGATAGCTGTTCTGGTTGCTGGCGGTGAAATCCCGCAAGAACTTATACAAAAGTTTTTATCTAAATATTTAAACTTCCTTAGGATGGATCATCTGAAGATTTACAAGAGTATTTATACTCACCTCAAAGGGGTTGAGCTTGATTTCCCTGGAGGGCGAATCCCCAATGATTTTTTTGAATACGCTCGATATAATATTTATCTGGTTTATCTAATAGGTATGATACAGACGTTTGTCAAAGATCTGTTCCCGCTTTTTATTATCCCGTTGGTCTATGGATTGAATTTGAAAGAACAGTGGAATAGAAGAGTTGCCTTATTGATGGTGGTCCTGTTTAGCTTCTTTATGATGGATTATTTTTTTCTTATAACGCGAAATTTTATAACCAGCCGTTACATGTTTGTTCCACTTGTTCTCTCATTTATTCTGGTAGGGCATGGTCTGGATCGCATGGTGGCCCATTCGAATAGGGCCCGTTTACGCACGACAGTCGTCTTCATTCTGGCTATCCTGTGCGTTGCATTGCCTGCGAATAAGGTGCTAAGCAAAAGCTCTGGCGAGAAAGAAGAAATCAAGATGGCTGGTGTTTGGTTGTCTGATAATCGTGATATTTCACAGACAAAAATAATATTCAACGAAGAAAGTATTGCGTATCATTCTGGCCTTTTCCTCGGGGAATACGATCTCTTTCCCCAAAAAAAACGAATACAAATTAAACAACATAATCAACTGCAAGAACTCGATAAAATAGCATTAACGGGAGGACAAAAAATCGTAGTTGTTTATCTTGACAATAAACAGGTGGACAAAGATTCCGATTCCAAAAACTATGAACTCATTAAGTCTTTCCCCGGGCGTAAAAAGACAGTAATGATTTACGAAAGGAAAAATGATGGTTAA
- the rfaP gene encoding lipopolysaccharide core heptose(I) kinase RfaP, which yields MMTLCPELQEKFSGENAFDQVFATEGKIYRNFKGRKTLRFEHDGKGYFLKIHPGVGWGEIIKSLLSLKSPVLGAKDERDAILALERLGVQTMTIAGYGARGSNPATKQSFLITEEIEDSISLEDLVIDGKYQTLSPKRKRALIMKVAEIARIMHQNGVNHRDFYLCHFLLPAKWLQQEQSDFDPPLYVIDLHRTQVRSVVPTRWVEKDLAGLHFSSMDAGMTSRDRLRFISCYKGLPVNQVIGELKGFWSKVDRKSINLYKKFNKRYN from the coding sequence ATGATGACTCTTTGCCCGGAATTGCAGGAGAAGTTTTCCGGAGAGAACGCTTTTGACCAAGTTTTTGCAACAGAGGGTAAGATCTATCGAAATTTCAAAGGGCGTAAGACTTTGCGTTTCGAACACGACGGCAAAGGTTATTTCCTGAAAATTCATCCGGGTGTTGGCTGGGGTGAAATCATCAAGTCCCTCCTCAGTCTTAAATCCCCGGTTCTTGGCGCCAAGGACGAACGTGACGCCATCCTTGCTCTCGAGCGGCTTGGTGTTCAGACCATGACCATCGCAGGGTATGGAGCCCGTGGTAGTAACCCAGCCACCAAGCAGTCATTCCTCATTACGGAAGAGATTGAAGATTCCATTAGTCTGGAAGATCTCGTTATTGATGGTAAGTACCAGACCCTGAGCCCGAAAAGGAAACGAGCACTTATAATGAAGGTTGCTGAGATTGCCAGGATTATGCATCAAAACGGTGTTAACCATAGAGATTTCTACCTTTGTCATTTCCTGCTACCGGCAAAATGGCTGCAACAAGAGCAGAGTGACTTTGATCCACCCTTGTATGTAATTGACCTGCATCGTACTCAGGTTCGTTCCGTGGTTCCAACAAGATGGGTTGAAAAAGATTTGGCGGGACTTCATTTCTCAAGTATGGATGCTGGTATGACGAGTCGCGACCGCTTGCGCTTTATCTCATGTTATAAAGGTTTACCCGTCAATCAGGTCATAGGTGAGCTCAAAGGGTTTTGGTCAAAAGTCGATAGAAAATCGATCAATCTTTATAAGAAATTTAATAAACGATACAATTAA
- a CDS encoding glycosyltransferase family 4 protein, with product MKLIFCLYEYFPYGGLQRDLMKITAIAVSRGHSVKILTMGWHGDIPDGLDVQILPHSAFSNHRRCLKFARTVVNLLPKLSYDAVVGFNKMQGLDVYYAADSCYQARTRKLGALASFVMGRYSTYVGFEKAIFSPESKTEILSISPQEQRKFIECYGTPEERFHLLPPGIYEDRFRPANAAEVRSRIRGDLGLLEDQLMLLMVGSAFHTKGVDRAINAIASLPQDLRKRVKLYVLGRGKIELFSKIAEKNNLVEQVNFLGGREDVPDFLLAADLLVHPARTENTGTVLIEAMAAGLPVVVTENCGYAFHVQEADSGRIVPMPFEQKALDKALSDVLSSSDLSRFAENGVKYTARVDVTGLHEKAVDVIEDVARRRSRS from the coding sequence TTGAAGTTGATCTTTTGCCTTTACGAATACTTCCCATACGGCGGTTTGCAGCGTGATTTGATGAAGATCACAGCCATCGCCGTGTCGAGAGGCCATTCGGTTAAAATTCTGACGATGGGCTGGCATGGAGACATTCCTGATGGCCTTGACGTGCAGATTCTGCCGCATTCTGCTTTTTCAAACCACAGGCGATGTCTGAAGTTTGCCCGAACCGTTGTCAACCTTTTGCCGAAGTTGTCTTATGACGCCGTCGTAGGCTTCAACAAGATGCAGGGCCTTGATGTCTATTATGCGGCAGATTCCTGTTACCAGGCCAGAACCAGGAAACTGGGTGCTCTTGCCTCTTTTGTCATGGGGCGGTACAGTACCTATGTTGGATTTGAAAAGGCAATTTTTTCTCCTGAGTCAAAAACGGAAATTTTATCGATCTCTCCGCAGGAGCAACGTAAATTTATAGAATGCTATGGCACCCCGGAGGAACGCTTCCATCTCCTGCCGCCGGGCATTTACGAAGATCGTTTCCGGCCGGCAAACGCCGCTGAAGTTCGCTCCAGGATACGGGGTGATCTGGGCCTTTTGGAAGATCAACTCATGTTGCTCATGGTCGGTTCCGCTTTTCACACCAAGGGCGTCGATCGAGCAATCAATGCAATTGCTTCATTACCGCAAGATTTGCGCAAGCGGGTAAAACTATATGTGCTGGGCCGGGGGAAAATTGAACTCTTCAGCAAGATTGCAGAAAAGAACAATCTCGTTGAACAGGTGAATTTTTTGGGTGGAAGAGAAGATGTTCCTGACTTCCTTCTTGCTGCGGACCTACTCGTCCATCCGGCTCGAACTGAGAATACCGGCACTGTCCTTATCGAGGCCATGGCTGCAGGATTACCTGTTGTTGTCACTGAAAATTGTGGATATGCTTTCCATGTTCAAGAGGCAGACTCGGGCCGTATCGTTCCCATGCCTTTTGAACAGAAAGCATTGGACAAAGCTCTTTCTGACGTTCTCTCTTCATCAGACTTGAGTCGTTTTGCTGAAAATGGCGTCAAATATACGGCCAGAGTTGATGTCACCGGATTGCATGAGAAAGCTGTCGACGTCATCGAAGACGTTGCCCGCAGGAGAAGTCGCTCATGA
- the lpxK gene encoding tetraacyldisaccharide 4'-kinase translates to MAFLRTFYLKLLKNGPTSLCGYVAFLGLWPLSCLYGAIVRLRLYAYSAGFKKIYRAKVPVVSVGNLTVGGTGKTPMTDFLAKWMQKHDVKATIVSRGYGGDYTDPVLRVVLEGAKATKPASCGDEPFLLARKNPSVPVFVARRRALGVKAAEEAGADLIILDDGFQHRAVYRDLDIVLLDSEKPFGNGRMLPVGPLREPTTALNRSHLLVMTRSFPGKTNLAIAAKPTLFSCHTLSQQLASLSGDHLLLSELVGKSCVAFAGIARPKDFFAGLRNHHLTLKEVISLADHQVYDDSLIARLSKSCQGADALITTEKDAVKLAGVSLPIPCYQVGVEMTFSETKDLDEMLMKLISGSKSIGGLH, encoded by the coding sequence ATGGCCTTTTTGCGTACCTTTTATCTGAAACTGCTAAAAAATGGACCAACAAGCCTCTGTGGCTATGTTGCTTTCCTGGGGCTTTGGCCCCTTAGTTGTTTGTATGGAGCCATTGTCAGGCTAAGGCTGTACGCTTACTCTGCCGGTTTTAAAAAGATTTATCGTGCCAAAGTCCCTGTTGTCTCCGTTGGAAATCTGACGGTTGGTGGCACCGGGAAGACGCCGATGACAGATTTCCTGGCCAAGTGGATGCAGAAACATGACGTAAAGGCCACTATTGTCAGTCGTGGGTACGGTGGCGATTATACCGATCCGGTTTTGAGGGTGGTTCTGGAAGGGGCAAAGGCGACGAAGCCCGCGAGTTGTGGTGACGAACCTTTTCTTCTCGCCCGTAAAAACCCCTCTGTCCCTGTTTTCGTGGCAAGGCGCAGAGCACTCGGCGTTAAAGCGGCGGAAGAGGCCGGGGCTGATCTGATCATCCTTGATGACGGCTTCCAGCATCGCGCTGTGTATAGAGATCTCGATATCGTCCTGCTGGATAGTGAAAAACCCTTTGGCAACGGCCGGATGCTCCCAGTCGGGCCACTTCGGGAGCCGACGACTGCACTGAATCGGAGCCACCTTCTTGTTATGACACGTTCTTTTCCCGGCAAGACGAATCTTGCAATAGCGGCTAAACCAACCCTTTTCAGCTGCCATACTCTTTCGCAACAGCTGGCTAGTTTGTCGGGCGATCATCTTCTCCTGTCGGAGCTGGTTGGGAAATCTTGCGTCGCTTTCGCCGGTATCGCACGCCCTAAGGATTTTTTTGCCGGACTGAGAAATCATCACCTGACCCTCAAGGAAGTGATTTCTCTTGCGGATCATCAGGTGTATGATGACTCCCTGATCGCACGTTTATCAAAAAGTTGTCAGGGGGCTGACGCCTTGATCACGACCGAGAAGGACGCTGTAAAACTTGCCGGGGTCAGCCTGCCGATTCCTTGTTACCAGGTTGGGGTTGAGATGACTTTTTCCGAAACGAAAGATCTTGACGAGATGCTGATGAAGTTAATCTCTGGATCTAAGTCCATTGGTGGTCTCCATTGA
- a CDS encoding 3-deoxy-D-manno-octulosonic acid transferase: MIFLLYDLILYLSALFLVPYYLFRGLRYGKARHGVRERLGIYAQDFRQLLEGRKIIWVHAVSVGETRAAIPLLKALKKKHPDALLVLSNVTETGRKIATKLSEIDHYIFFPFDLRWVVRKTLNIIQPDVIILVETEIWPNFVLEAKSRNIPMVLVNGRISDRSFPRYRMAGKLLVPILDSFSDFCMQSEQDSRRIRHLGAASGRVQVTGNLKFDMQPPAIDMTDLEALKQELKLPANSRIWVAGSTHDGEEKLLIDVYQSLRKICPELFLVLVPRHPERCRQVIDDLAKKDVDATLRSTVSTMAKHFLPGEVMVVDTLGEMLKLYTLADLVFVGGSLVPTGGHNVLEASLVKKPVLFGPYMQNFKEIARLLRAAHGGLQVMDSDDLYRQMKILLENPSEAERIGDNGRHLLQENQGATERTVSIISRYIDD, from the coding sequence ATGATCTTTCTGCTGTATGATCTGATCCTCTATCTCTCGGCCCTTTTTCTTGTGCCCTATTACCTGTTCCGTGGCTTGCGTTATGGTAAAGCAAGACATGGAGTGCGTGAGCGTTTGGGAATTTACGCGCAGGATTTTCGACAACTCCTCGAGGGGCGAAAAATCATTTGGGTGCATGCGGTTTCTGTTGGAGAAACCCGTGCCGCCATTCCTCTTTTGAAAGCGTTAAAGAAAAAACATCCGGACGCTTTGCTGGTCTTGTCCAATGTCACCGAAACCGGCCGCAAGATCGCTACAAAGCTTTCTGAAATTGATCACTACATCTTTTTCCCTTTCGATTTACGATGGGTTGTTCGCAAAACCCTCAATATTATTCAACCGGATGTCATTATCCTGGTGGAAACCGAGATCTGGCCGAACTTTGTTCTTGAAGCAAAAAGCCGTAACATCCCGATGGTTCTGGTGAACGGCCGCATCTCGGACAGGTCCTTTCCGCGCTATCGTATGGCAGGCAAGCTTCTCGTGCCGATTCTCGACAGTTTCTCAGATTTTTGCATGCAGTCGGAGCAGGATTCGCGACGTATCAGGCATCTTGGTGCTGCTTCCGGTCGTGTTCAGGTCACCGGAAATCTCAAATTTGATATGCAACCTCCAGCGATTGATATGACAGACCTGGAGGCTTTAAAGCAAGAATTGAAGTTGCCCGCAAACAGCAGAATCTGGGTCGCAGGCAGCACTCATGATGGTGAAGAGAAGCTGTTGATTGATGTCTATCAGAGCTTACGAAAAATTTGTCCCGAGCTTTTTCTGGTTCTGGTTCCCAGGCACCCGGAAAGATGCCGACAGGTTATTGATGATCTGGCAAAAAAAGATGTTGATGCGACCTTACGAAGTACTGTTTCAACCATGGCTAAACATTTCTTGCCCGGCGAGGTCATGGTTGTTGATACCCTTGGAGAAATGTTAAAGCTCTACACTCTGGCGGATCTGGTATTCGTCGGTGGCAGCCTGGTGCCGACCGGCGGTCACAATGTTCTGGAAGCTTCTCTGGTGAAAAAGCCTGTTTTGTTTGGGCCTTACATGCAGAACTTCAAAGAGATTGCCCGCCTGTTACGAGCGGCACATGGCGGTCTTCAGGTCATGGACTCTGATGACCTCTACCGTCAGATGAAGATTCTGCTGGAAAACCCGAGTGAAGCTGAGCGCATTGGCGATAATGGCCGTCACCTGCTGCAGGAGAACCAGGGGGCGACCGAACGGACCGTGTCAATCATCTCACGATATATAGACGACTGA
- a CDS encoding lysophospholipid acyltransferase family protein — MIKLIYLLLKPETVGEERLKLIWSEGQHVIIATWHDQLLLISPRYEGGAAKVLISKSKDGELITRVISYFGLETVRGSSNRGGRAAFRELVRLSKEPCTLGITPDGPTGPRHRLKEGVVQLARLSGRPIVPLAFACSHGHRFQSWDRFLLPYPWGKAVYAVGEPLYYDENESIEDFQSRVQEAMDANTRHAGEYLNQYDLSAV, encoded by the coding sequence TTGATTAAACTTATTTATCTTCTTCTGAAACCTGAGACGGTTGGCGAAGAGCGGTTGAAACTGATCTGGTCTGAGGGGCAACATGTTATTATCGCCACCTGGCATGACCAGCTCCTGCTGATTTCTCCGCGCTACGAAGGTGGCGCTGCGAAAGTCTTAATCAGCAAGTCCAAGGATGGTGAGCTGATTACAAGGGTCATCAGTTATTTTGGTTTAGAGACTGTCCGTGGCTCCTCAAACAGAGGCGGGCGAGCTGCTTTCCGGGAATTGGTACGACTCTCGAAAGAGCCCTGTACTTTGGGTATTACTCCGGACGGGCCAACCGGACCACGTCATCGGCTTAAAGAGGGGGTTGTTCAGTTGGCGCGATTGTCTGGACGGCCGATTGTGCCACTTGCCTTTGCTTGCAGCCATGGCCATAGGTTTCAGTCATGGGACCGGTTTCTTCTGCCGTACCCCTGGGGAAAGGCTGTTTATGCAGTTGGTGAACCTCTCTATTATGATGAAAATGAGTCCATTGAAGATTTCCAGTCCAGGGTACAAGAAGCCATGGATGCCAACACGCGTCACGCCGGAGAGTATTTGAACCAATATGATCTTTCTGCTGTATGA